In Ensifer canadensis, a genomic segment contains:
- a CDS encoding chemotaxis protein CheW: MSNAIKQSGAYLEIVSFHLGDQEFCIDIMAIREIRGWAPVTPMPHTPPYVLGLINLRGAVIPVIDMACRLGMKMTEPSERSAIIVTDIAGKLVGLLVEQVSDMMTIKSEDLQPAPEIIPEAQRAFCRGIVALEKTMVCFLNLDTVIADELAQAA, translated from the coding sequence ATGTCCAACGCAATCAAGCAGTCCGGTGCCTATCTCGAAATCGTTTCGTTTCATCTGGGCGACCAGGAATTCTGCATCGACATCATGGCGATCCGCGAAATCCGCGGCTGGGCGCCGGTGACGCCGATGCCGCACACGCCGCCCTACGTGCTCGGCCTCATCAACCTGCGCGGCGCGGTGATCCCGGTCATCGACATGGCCTGCCGTCTCGGCATGAAGATGACCGAACCGTCGGAACGTTCGGCGATCATCGTCACCGACATTGCCGGCAAGCTGGTCGGCCTGCTCGTCGAGCAGGTATCCGACATGATGACCATCAAGAGCGAAGATCTGCAGCCGGCGCCGGAGATCATTCCGGAAGCGCAACGTGCCTTCTGCCGCGGCATTGTCGCGCTGGAAAAGACCATGGTCTGCTTCCTCAACCTCGACACGGTGATTGCCGACGAGCTGGCGCAGGCCGCCTGA